Proteins found in one Anaerolineae bacterium genomic segment:
- the lysW gene encoding lysine biosynthesis protein LysW — MAECPECGAIIELPSGTEVGEIIPCPDCGVELEVTNLNPPTLELAPQVEEDWGE; from the coding sequence ATGGCCGAGTGCCCTGAATGCGGAGCTATCATTGAGCTCCCATCCGGAACAGAGGTGGGAGAAATCATCCCTTGCCCCGATTGTGGAGTGGAGCTGGAAGTCACTAACCTTAACCCCCCAACCCTGGAACTCGCCCCACAAGTGGAAGAGGACTGGGGGGAGTAA
- the lysX gene encoding lysine biosynthesis protein LysX yields the protein MGVLFSRVRLEEKLIFQALAQRKIPFVKLDIRDLAFDLEKGLAFERVLIRCISHREALYGSRLLESQGAKVVNSYKVIHLAGDKLLTSQTLLDKGVPTLPVVLAFSPQAALEALEKIGYPAVIKPVNGSWGRLVARADTPEAARTILEHRFYMSEHFGSVFYIQPYVEKPGRDIRVMVVGDEVVYAVYRYSSHWITNTARGAYTAPCPLTPELEELSLKAARAIGGGILALDIFETPDGLVVNEVNHTPEFHGALKAVEADIPGKIVDYFLQGGG from the coding sequence ATTGGGGTTCTTTTCTCCCGGGTGAGGCTTGAAGAAAAACTTATCTTCCAAGCCCTCGCCCAGCGGAAAATCCCCTTTGTGAAACTGGATATACGGGACTTAGCTTTTGACCTTGAAAAAGGGCTGGCCTTCGAGCGAGTTCTCATCCGGTGCATAAGCCACCGGGAAGCCCTTTATGGTTCCCGACTTCTGGAAAGCCAGGGGGCAAAAGTGGTCAATTCCTATAAAGTTATCCACCTGGCGGGGGATAAATTACTGACATCCCAAACCCTCCTGGATAAAGGGGTGCCTACTCTACCGGTAGTGCTGGCCTTTTCTCCCCAGGCTGCTCTGGAAGCACTGGAGAAAATAGGCTACCCAGCCGTAATAAAGCCCGTTAATGGTTCCTGGGGCAGGCTCGTTGCCCGAGCTGACACCCCTGAAGCAGCCCGCACTATCCTTGAGCACCGCTTTTATATGAGCGAGCACTTCGGTTCTGTCTTCTACATCCAGCCTTACGTGGAAAAACCCGGACGGGACATCCGGGTGATGGTCGTGGGAGACGAAGTAGTCTATGCCGTTTACCGCTACTCATCCCACTGGATAACCAACACCGCCCGTGGTGCCTATACTGCGCCATGCCCTCTGACTCCGGAGCTGGAAGAACTGAGCCTGAAGGCAGCCAGGGCTATCGGTGGTGGAATTTTAGCTCTGGATATTTTTGAAACCCCCGATGGGCTCGTGGTTAATGAGGTGAACCACACCCCGGAGTTCCACGGAGCCCTGAAGGCGGTAGAGGCTGACATTCCAGGAAAAATCGTGGACTATTTCCTGCAAGGAGGGGGATAA
- the lysX gene encoding lysine biosynthesis protein LysX: MRIGVLVSRIRVEEKLLFQALERARIQYEKIDVENVPFLLTDSKFSGFDAVLIRCVSHTQAFYASRVLESQGVKVINSHQVIHVCGDKLLTSLALLEHGVPTLHTLVAFAPETALQAIETMGYPVVLKPLHGSWGRLLAKVNDRDSAEAILEHKKTLGGYAHSVFYIQEYVEKPGRDIRAFVVGGETIAAIYRNSPHWITNTARGARASFCPITPELDHIARAAAEAVGGGILAVDILESPDGRLLVSEVNHTPEFRNSIEPTGVDIPGRMIDYVREVAGGKL; encoded by the coding sequence ATGAGAATCGGGGTGCTGGTCTCCCGAATTCGGGTGGAGGAAAAACTCCTCTTCCAGGCCTTGGAGAGGGCCCGAATTCAATACGAGAAAATTGATGTGGAAAATGTCCCCTTCCTCCTCACCGACAGCAAATTCTCAGGCTTTGATGCTGTGCTGATCCGCTGCGTGAGCCATACCCAGGCCTTTTACGCTTCCAGGGTCCTGGAGAGCCAGGGTGTGAAGGTTATAAACTCCCACCAGGTAATACACGTGTGTGGGGATAAGCTCCTAACCTCCCTCGCCCTTCTGGAGCATGGTGTCCCCACCCTTCACACCCTGGTGGCCTTTGCCCCCGAAACAGCCCTTCAAGCTATTGAAACCATGGGTTATCCCGTAGTGCTGAAGCCCCTCCATGGCTCCTGGGGAAGGCTCCTGGCTAAAGTGAACGACAGGGACTCAGCCGAAGCTATCCTGGAGCACAAGAAAACCCTGGGAGGATATGCCCACTCGGTTTTCTATATCCAGGAATACGTGGAAAAACCGGGCAGAGACATAAGGGCTTTTGTGGTTGGAGGGGAGACAATCGCTGCCATCTACCGAAATTCTCCCCACTGGATTACTAATACTGCAAGGGGGGCAAGGGCCTCTTTTTGTCCCATCACCCCAGAACTTGACCATATAGCCAGAGCCGCTGCCGAAGCGGTAGGAGGGGGGATCCTGGCTGTGGATATCCTGGAGAGCCCCGATGGAAGACTCCTGGTGAGCGAGGTTAACCATACTCCGGAATTCCGCAACAGCATAGAACCAACAGGGGTGGATATTCCCGGCAGGATGATCGATTACGTGAGGGAAGTGGCAGGAGGGAAGCTATGA
- the argC gene encoding N-acetyl-gamma-glutamyl-phosphate reductase, whose translation MVSASIVGASGYAGGELLRLLLGHPKFRVKQVTSETWAGKPVYFVHPNLRGRTELRFVQLEDLEPCDVLFLALPHGQAMYQIDSFSSLAPYIVDLSADFRLKDPEDYERWYEVKHPAPHWLPLFTYGLPELHREEIRSARYVSGVGCNAACSILALYPLYRRKLVEKTVVDVKVGSSEGGSKPTQASHHPERAGVMRPYAPASHRHLAELLQELNFGEKPQIHFTVTSVDAVRGALATCHCFLKEPLTDKELWKIYREDYGTEPFIRLVSAKQGIHRYPDPKVLAGSNYCDIGFASEEGTNRVVVMGAIDNLMKGSAGNALQAANLMLGFPETMGLEFPGLHPV comes from the coding sequence ATGGTTTCTGCTTCCATAGTTGGGGCTTCCGGATACGCTGGCGGAGAGCTTCTCCGACTGCTCCTTGGCCATCCGAAGTTCAGAGTAAAACAGGTTACCTCTGAAACCTGGGCCGGAAAGCCTGTTTACTTTGTCCACCCCAACCTCCGGGGGCGCACAGAACTAAGGTTCGTTCAACTTGAGGATCTGGAACCCTGCGATGTCCTCTTCCTGGCCTTGCCCCACGGTCAGGCAATGTATCAGATAGATTCCTTCTCCTCCCTCGCCCCTTACATCGTAGACCTCTCAGCCGATTTTCGCCTTAAAGATCCAGAGGATTATGAACGCTGGTACGAGGTAAAACATCCAGCCCCCCACTGGCTTCCCCTTTTCACCTACGGTCTTCCGGAGCTCCACCGCGAAGAGATACGCTCTGCCCGCTATGTAAGCGGTGTGGGATGCAATGCTGCCTGCTCCATACTGGCCCTCTATCCCCTTTACCGTCGTAAACTGGTGGAAAAAACCGTCGTGGACGTCAAAGTTGGCTCCTCGGAAGGGGGAAGCAAGCCAACTCAAGCCTCCCACCACCCGGAAAGGGCAGGGGTCATGCGACCTTATGCTCCCGCATCCCATCGCCACCTAGCAGAATTGCTTCAGGAACTCAATTTCGGGGAAAAGCCGCAGATACACTTCACAGTCACCTCCGTTGATGCCGTCAGAGGTGCACTGGCTACCTGCCATTGCTTCCTCAAAGAACCCCTTACCGATAAGGAGCTGTGGAAGATCTACCGGGAAGATTACGGGACTGAACCCTTCATCCGGTTGGTTTCGGCCAAACAGGGAATCCACCGCTATCCCGACCCCAAAGTGCTGGCTGGTTCCAATTACTGCGATATCGGCTTTGCTTCTGAGGAAGGGACGAACCGGGTAGTAGTCATGGGTGCCATTGACAACCTGATGAAAGGCTCGGCCGGGAATGCTCTCCAGGCCGCCAACCTGATGCTGGGCTTTCCCGAAACCATGGGTCTGGAATTCCCCGGCCTTCACCCTGTTTAG